In Acidobacteriota bacterium, a single window of DNA contains:
- the purN gene encoding phosphoribosylglycinamide formyltransferase yields MKNVGILISGRGSNFRALSDAVEEGRIPARISLVLSNRASAAGLELARERNYPTVCIPSKGVGRDAYSRLLASELKAARADLVCLAGFMRILGPELVKRYPLRILNIHPSLLPAFTGLHAQAQALEWGARVTGCTVHFVDEELDHGPIILQHPVPVEEGDTEESLSARILVHEHQIYPEALKLLCQGRVRVEGRRVRILPEVPQI; encoded by the coding sequence ATGAAGAACGTCGGCATCCTCATCAGCGGCCGAGGCTCCAACTTCCGGGCTCTGTCCGACGCCGTTGAAGAGGGACGAATACCGGCCCGGATCTCGCTGGTCCTCTCCAACCGGGCGTCGGCCGCGGGTCTGGAACTGGCGCGGGAACGCAACTACCCCACCGTCTGCATCCCCTCCAAGGGTGTGGGTCGCGACGCCTACAGCCGGCTGCTGGCCTCCGAGTTGAAAGCGGCCCGGGCGGATCTGGTCTGCCTGGCCGGGTTCATGCGCATTCTCGGACCGGAACTGGTGAAACGGTATCCGCTTCGGATTCTAAACATCCATCCGTCACTCCTCCCGGCCTTCACGGGACTGCACGCCCAGGCTCAGGCCCTGGAGTGGGGCGCCAGGGTCACCGGCTGCACGGTCCATTTCGTGGACGAAGAGCTGGACCATGGCCCCATCATCCTCCAGCACCCGGTTCCGGTGGAAGAAGGCGATACCGAGGAGAGCCTCTCCGCTCGAATCCTGGTGCACGAGCACCAGATCTACCCCGAGGCCCTGAAGCTGCTCTGCCAGGGCCGGGTCCGAGTCGAAGGCCGAAGAGTCCGGATCCTGCCCGAGGTTCCACAGATTTAG